A stretch of the Ptychodera flava strain L36383 chromosome 18, AS_Pfla_20210202, whole genome shotgun sequence genome encodes the following:
- the LOC139117902 gene encoding uncharacterized protein — protein MTNVNTVSKIGVGYPVVPEAIVIGVGYPVVPEAIVIGVGYPVVPEAIVIGVGYPVVPEAIVIVPEAIVIGVGYPVVPEAIVIGVGYPVVPEAIVIGVGYPVVPEAIAIGVGYPVVPEAIVIGVGYPVVPEAIVIRTEQ, from the exons ATCGGTGTTGGCTATCCCGTAGTTCCTGAAGCTATTGTGATCGGTGTTGGCTATCCAGTAGTTCCTGAAGCTATTGTGATCGGTGTTGGCTATCCCGTAGTTCCTGAAGCTATTGTGATCGGTGTTGGCTATCCCGTAGTTCCTGAAGCTATTGTGATCG TTCCTGAAGCTATTGTGATCGGTGTTGGCTATCCCGTAGTTCCTGAAGCTATTGTGATCGGTGTTGGCTATCCCGTAGTTCCTGAAGCTATTGTGATCGGTGTTGGCTATCCCGTAGTTCCTGAAGCTATTGCGATCGGTGTTGGCTATCCCGTAGTTCCTGAAGCTATTGTGATCGGTGTCGGCTATCCCGTAGTTCCTGAAGCTATTGTGATCAGAACAGAGCAATGA